From Vanrija pseudolonga chromosome 1, complete sequence, a single genomic window includes:
- the tea1 gene encoding Tip elongation aberrant protein 1 translates to MAIFKKKASKEREHGARSPTNSPPVQAPPMMQTMAAAGQDAAAAFSPANPNSNPRRLTNQQAMPYAVPPPQGILVEAASGRSSPGPGFNYGTGHPSTTSLGATHPPGAAPPQLNGPSPLATSMPVTGPASQSSSNLPPGAASGPGYPWSTRTLRLYQPPPTAPAATPTSPFPRYGLSVPSYPSHSGHMLLFGGLAHDRAHNDLWSLDVRDCSLQLVKTRGDAPLARIGHVSAIADRVMLVFGGDTKLTETDKQDDGLYILDLRTQEWTRVPVLAGPSGRYGHAACMVGNTFYVHGGHVDGRNLDDLWAFDVSQLGKDGVQRYQWERVSYSSPAPLARTGHTLVPFRNKLYLFGGTDGDYHYNDSWSFDITTGAWSELECIGYIPIPREGHAAAIVDDVVYVFGGRDVHGKDLGDLAAFRISNQRWYMFQNMGPSPMAKSGHSLCAAHGKVFVVGGESNLSPAHVRDDPNLVHVLDTTKIKYPADNPSARGSTPATIRPRTASDVGGRPGTAPGGAGPYGGGSQVVVPGGPGTGSMAQFSRSYDNLARSISPSVVASEPRPLIITNETGSTQSRHTPRSESQDSGPPRPNPNPNPNGVPPQRPRREGDEEYRRAMSPPVIVTSANGTAVSSPATERVVTPNGISSPTSPQAHVTSHTIHPNVRNTRSPPPQLRNGEGLDRPALPPDAFYFGGRSPNSGSRPNSINAGRPASFLGRPGSIVGNRPNSIAGTADLLRELKARETEADGAKRREAAMRVILSRAVQQGFVPEEETADLPSGDLVGENETVRQLVDALLQMKQDKANLQNDVANQMRVASDKIQDAERLQKSALQEAAYYRAKAAALETGSTVDLSRVEADRIVDLERQLEASANEQTASQQELERSKADLAHLREINSSAEEREAETLQRAEQIEEAHSQLLEELEELREQSATKDKQSRDLTERFITVNSNLQQRESERNQFRSQLDDITGKHDEHLQLIEAVQASLVAAGVRSAELEELHAGSRDKVAQLEQELAEARHELEAKAKEAEDARQRAVEVEGLHAKSVEEATSLRTITTGRLGELLESNRSVNGDNERSIKGHQDQLRALEEEKSSLLKLLREAGQRVDATELAAHTHQQKAREIETTHKALRGEMRQHRTKLLTTQKEIAKYRDLYAAKDAELRERDQAVTELQTRVSLLRKHLGEHGVNVSDADLDSLETPTSRELETQLRDKSRAHESAQREIDELTRRCQEAEDKVESLGRLVERVKDTRSPSAASMRSPTPPSDSDRRAIEAERRLHEVEAQHKEKMAALEGDYQTAVRYVKGTEKMLKRMKDELNKQKTTNSQLIAELDSYRGRAGSTEPGARGISGRSTPSVSEGELHRRLNTLQGQYVSLQQELQASQDGLSARQREVDLLRMRSEEAERDNEVLRDDLAQATHRIETLLEMNQSGIHLGSDDGGERLGLRRHSSASTDGVTSTAFDKFTNELKQWERARSPDAHDVDLPTFHNDDHALDHAGAHAGANGTAGKTAPLSINHSSTTPKSNSPFAGAAVTAAAALNDVNHQRNSSTYSGDWLN, encoded by the exons ATGGCGATcttcaagaagaaggccagcAAGGAGCGGGAGCATGGAGCGCGTTCCCCTACGAATAGTCCGCCCGTTCA AGCGCCGCCCATGATGCAGACcatggctgctgctgggcaggatgccgctgctgcttTCAGCCCCGCAAACCCCAACTCGAACCCCCGCAGGTTAACAAAT CAGCAGGCCATGCCgtacgccgtgccgccgccgcagggcATCCTTGTTgaggcggcgtcgggtcGCAGCTCTCCTGGTCCCGGCTTCAACTACGGAACCGGCCATCCATCAACAacctcgctcggcgcgacgcacCCTCCTGGCGCTGCTCCGCCGCAGCTGAACGGACCTTCGCCTCTGGCTACATCTATGCCTGTCACTGGGCCCGCGTCTCAGTCGTCGTCCAACCTTCCCCCTGGAGCTGCGTCGGGGCCTGGATATCCATGGTCTACACGGACGCTCAGGCTCTACCAGCCTCCCCCGaccgcgccagccgcgacaCCGACGTCCCCTTTCCCCAGATATGGCCTCAGTGTTCCCTCGTACCCGTCTCACTCGGGCCACATGCTCCTGTTTGGTGGCTTGGCGCACGACAGAGCACACAACGACCTGTGGAGCCTTGACGTGCGCGACTGCTCGCTTCAGCTCGTCAAGACGCGCGGAGACGCGCCTCTCGCCCGAATCGGTCACGTCAGTGCGATCGCCGACAGAGTAATGCTGGTCTTTGGTGGTGACACCAAGCTCACCGAGACCGACAAGCAAGACGACGGTCTCTACATTCTCGACCTCCGCACACAGGAGTGGACTCGCGTGCCCGTTCTGGCTGGACCAAGCGGGCGCTACGGGCATGCCGCCTGCATGGTCGGCAACACATTCTATGTCCACGGTGGCCATGTTGACGGCCGTAATCTCGACGATCTCTGGGCCTTTGATGTTAGCCAGT TGGGCAAGGATGGCGTTCAACGGTACCAGTGGGAGCGCGTGAGCTACTCGTCGCCAGCACCGCTCGCGCGTACCGGCCACACGCTTGTTCCGTTCCGTAACAAGCTCTACCTGTTCGGCGGTACCGATGGAGACTACCACTACAACGACTCGTGGTCATTCGACATTACCACCGGCGCCTGGTCGGAGCTCGAGTGCATCGGCTACATTCCCATTCCTCGCGAGGGCCACGCCGCTGCCATTGTTGACGATGTCGTCTATGTGTTTGGTGGACGAGATGTCCATGGcaaggacctcggcgaccttgctGCCTTCAGGATCTCCA ATCAGCGATGGTACATGTTCCAAAACATGGGCCCATCCCCAATGGCCAAGTCTGGCCACAGCCTCTGTGCGGCGCACGGCAAGGTGTTTGTTGTCGGTGGAGAGTCCAACTTGTCGCCAGCCCACGTCCGAGACGACCCCAACCTCGTCCACGTCCTGGATACGA CCAAGATCAAGTACCCAGCAGACAACCCATCGGCTCGCGGCTCGACTCCTGCCACCATCCGTCCACGTACCGCCTCGGATGTAGGCGGCCGCCCAGGGACTGCCCCGGGAGGAGCAGGGCCTTATGGTGGAGGGTCTcaagtcgtcgtcccagGTGGCCCGGGCACGGGGTCCATGGCTCAGTTCTCTCGCTCTTATGACAACCTTGCGCGCTCCATCTCTCCTTCTGTCGTTGCTTCAGAGCCTCGTCCTCTGATCATCACAAACGAAACGGGTTCAACTCAGTCTAGACACACGCCGAGGTCGGAGTCTCAGGACTCgggccctcctcggccgaaCCCGAACCCGAACCCGAACGGCGTTCCGCCGCAGAGGCCACGCCGGGAAGGTGACGAGGAGTACCGTCGTGCCATGTCCCCGCCAGTCATCGTCACTAGCGCCAATGGTACTGCCGTGTCCAGCCCTGCGACCGAACGCGTCGTCACGCCGAACGGCATCAGCAGCCCCACCTCTCCCCAGGCCCATGTCACGAGCCATACGATCCATCCAAATGTCAGAAACACGCGTTCGCCGCCCCCTCAACTTCGCAACGGTGAGGGCTTAGACCGCCCTGCCCTTCCACCTGACGCATTCTACTTTGGTGGACGGTCGCCCAACTCTGGAAGCCGGCCCAACTCGATCAATGCTGGCCGACCGGCGTCGTTCTTAGGACGCCCGGGTTCCATTGTCGGCAACCGCCCCAACTCGATTGCTGGCACGGCCGACTTGCTTCGTGAGCTCAAGGCACGAGAGACCGAGGCGGACGGGGCCAAGCGTCGCGAAGCTGCGATGCGTGTTATTCTCAGCCGCGCTGTTCAGCAAGGCTTTGTTCCTGAGGAGGAGACGGCTGACCTTCCCTCGGGGGACCTTGTCGGGGAGAATGAGACCgtgcgccagctcgtcgacgctctCTTGCAGATGAAGCAGGACAAGGCCAACCTCCAGAACGATGTGGCAAACCAGATGCGCGTCGCCAGCGATAAGATTCAGGATGCCGAACGCCTCCAGAAATCAGCACTTCAGGAGGCTGCCTACTaccgcgccaaggccgccgcacTGGAGACCGGTTCCACTGTCGATCTCAGCCGCGTCGAGGCTGATCGCAtcgtcgaccttgagcgCCAGCTGGAAGCGAGCGCCAACGAGCAGACCGCCTCTCAGCAGGAGCTTGAGCGATCCAAGGCGGACCTAGCCCATCTTCGCGAGATCAActcgtcggccgaggagcgtgagGCGGAGACtctgcagcgcgccgagcagatCGAGGAGGCTCACTCCCAGCTTCTGGAGGAACTCGAAGAATTGCGCGAGCAGTCGGCTACCAAGGACAAGCAATCGCGGGACCTTACCGAGCGCTTCATCACCGTCAACTCGAACCTTCAGCAGCGCGAGTCGGAGCGCAACCAGTTCAGgagccagctcgacgacatcaCTGGCAAGCATGATGAGCACCTGCAGCTGATCGAGGCTGTCCAGGCGTCTCTGGTCGCTGCCGGTGTTCGTTCGGCGGAACTTGAGGAGCTCCACGCAGGCTCCCGAGACAAGGTGGCCCAGCTTGAGCAAGAGTTGGCCGAAGCTCgtcacgagctcgaggccaaggcaaaggaagccgaggacgccAGGCAGCGTGctgtggaggtggagggtCTTCACGCCAAgtcggtcgaggaggccacGTCGTTGCGCACCATCACCACTGGCCGTCTCGGGGAGCTTCTCGAGTCGAACCGCAGTGTCAACGGCGATAACGAGCGCTCCATCAAGGGCCACCAGGACCAGCTCCGAGCTTTGGAAGAGGAGAAGTCTTCGTTGCTCaagctgctgcgcgaggctGGCCAGCGTGTCGACGCGACCGAGCTGGCTGCTCATACCCACCAGCAGAAGGCACGCGAGATCGAGACGACCCACAAGGCCCTTCGCGGAGAGATGCGCCAGCACCGCACCAAGCTCCTCACTACCCAGAAGGAGATCGCCAAGTACCGCGACCTCTacgcggccaaggacgccgagctccggGAACGCGACCAGGCTGTCACCGAGCTGCAAACTCGTGTTTCACTGCTTCGCAAGCACCTTGGCGAGCACGGTGTCAACGTGTCTGAtgccgacctcgactcgctcgagaCCCCCACCTCGCGTGAACTCGAGACGCAGCTTCGCGACAAGTCTCGCGCGCACGAGAGCGCTCAGCGCGAAATCGACGAGCTCACCCGTCGTTGCCAGGAagccgaggacaaggtcgagtctctcggccgactcgtcgagcgtgtcaaGGACACTCGCAGCCCCAGCGCCGCTTCTATGCGgtcacccacccctcccagCGACTCTGACCGTCGTGCGATCGAGGCCGAACGCCGTCTCCACGAAGTCGAGGCGCAGCACAAGGAGAAGATGGCCGCTCTCGAGGGCGACTACCAAACTGCTGTCCGCTACGTCAAGGGCACCGAGAAGATGCTCAAGCGCATGAAGGACGAGCTCAACAAGCAGAAGACGACCAACAGCCAGCTgattgccgagctcgacagctACCGTGGACGCGCTGGCTCGACTGAGCCTGGAGCTCGTGGCATCAGCGGCCGAAGCACACCCTCTGTTTCTGAGGGCGAGCTTCACCGTCGCCTCAACACCCTCCAGGGCCAGTACGTCAGCCTTCAGCAGGAGCTGCAGGCTTCTCAAGACGGCTTgagcgcgcgccagcgcgaggtcgacttACTTCGCATGcgcagcgaggaggccgagcgcgacaatGAGGTGCTCCGGGACGACCTTGCGCAGGCCACCCACCGCATCGAGACATTGCTGGAGATGAACCAGTCGGGTATCCACCTAGGCAGTGATGACGGTGGAGAGAGGCTgggcctccgccgccactcgAGTGCCTCGACAGACGGAGTGACTTCAACAGCGTTTGACAAG TTTACAAACGAGCTGAAACAGTGGGAACGGGCACGGTCACCCGACGCTCACGACGTCGACTTACCCACATTCCACAACGATGACCACGCGCTCGACCACGCTGGtgcccacgccggcgccaatGGCACGGCCGGCAAGACTGCGCCATTGTCGATCAACCACTCTTCGACGACGCCCAAATCAAACAGCCCcttcgccggcgccgctgtcacggcggcggcggctctgAACGACGTGAACCACCAGCGCAACTCGTCGACCTACTCTGGCGACTGGTTGAATTGA
- the Ech1 gene encoding Delta(3,5)-Delta(2,4)-dienoyl-CoA isomerase, mitochondrial translates to MNASQYNGQFHRASEAAPGVLLLEFNRPPVNAFHDPKWQELRQIIERASKSGEVRVIVLSSALERFFSAGLDLDNTGNISGGPVYADPARRALALYDHILEFQGAISSLQKARPPVIGAFYGYSLGLAVDIASACDIRLAAEDVKFGIMEVKVGLAADIGTLQRFTKATGNESKSRELALTGRQFGAQEAKDIGFVSDVVPGSRKEVIGERLFGPSSDAVIAAAIKLATVIAANSPVAVVSTKHIMNHARDHTVEESLEYQAAWNMAMLQSEDTVQSMLAVRAKRTPVYKAINATVDPKAKL, encoded by the exons ATGAACGCTTCCCAGTACAACGGCCAGTTCCACCGCGCCTCGGAGGCTGCCCCgggcgtgctcctcctcgagttCAACAG GCCTCCCGTCAACGCCTTCCACGACCC CAAGTGGCAGGAGCTGCGGCAGATTATTGAGCGTGCTTCCAAGTCTGGCGAGGTCCGTGTCATCGTCCTGAGCTCGGCACTTGAGAGGTTCTTCTCTGCCGGCCTTGACC TCGACAACACTGGCAACATCTCGGGTGGCCCAGTGTACGCCGAccccgctcgccgtgctcttGCTCTCTACGACCACATCTTG GAATTCCAAGGCGCGATCTCGTCGCTCCAGAAGGCCCGCCCTCCCGTCATTGGTGCTTTCTACGGCtactcgctcggcctcgccgtcgacattgcCTCTGCATGCGACAtccgcctcgctgccgaggacgtcaagtTTGGCATCATG gaggtcaaggtcggcctcgctgccgacaTTGGCACTCTGCAGCGCTTCACCAAGGCGACCGGCAACGAGTCCAAGTCGCGTGAGCTCGCTCTCACCGGTCGCCAGTTTGGTGCccaggaggccaaggacatTGGATTTGTCAGCGATGTCGTCCCCGGCTCGCGGAAGGAGGTCATTGGTGAGCGATTGTTTGGCCCCTCCTCTGACGCGGTTATAGCTGCGGCAATCAAGCTTGCTACGGTCATTGCCGCCAACAGTCCCGTTGCCGTTGTCAGCACCAAGCACATTATGAACC ACGCCCGCGACCACAC CGTCGAGGAGAGCCTCGAGTACCAGGCTGCTTGGAACAT GGCTATGCTTCAGTCGGAGGACACTGTTCAGTCCATGCTGGCTGTCCGTGCCAAGAGGACCCCTGTCTACAAGGCGATCAACGCGACTGTTGATCCCAAGGCCAAGTTGTAA